A genomic segment from Triticum dicoccoides isolate Atlit2015 ecotype Zavitan chromosome 1A, WEW_v2.0, whole genome shotgun sequence encodes:
- the LOC119272670 gene encoding shaggy-related protein kinase alpha-like, with product MHMMRRLKSIASGRSSVSDPGGDSGSKRPKFDQDGLGDIVIQPHLSDDKPMHLDQESSSSSSSSSHRDAEASTSTSMNPAKAEETGADLPKGMNDMTISDDKVGHNNDKEAEGVTVDGSGTEAGQIIVTTIGGQNGKPKQKVSYMAERVVGTGSFGVVYQAKCLETGETVAIKKVLQDKRYKNRELQTMQLLEHPNVVQLKHHFFSTTERGEVYLNLVLEYVSETVYRVAKYYCRLNQRVPILYVKLYAYQMCRALAYIHRVVGVCHRDIKPQNLLVNPHMHKLKLCDFGSAKKLVPGEPNISYICSRYYRAPELIFGATEYTTAIDIWSVGCVVAELLIGQPLFPGESGVDQLVEIIKILGTPTREEIRCMNPNYSEFKFPQIKAHPWHKLFGKRMPPEAVDLVSRLLQYSPNLRCTAVDACAHPFFDELRDPKTCLPNGRPLPPLFNFSGAELEGLPVELLHRIIPEHMRK from the exons ATGCATATGATGCGGCGGCTCAAGAGCATCGCCTCCGGCCGCTCCTCCGTCTCCGATCCG GGTGGTGACTCTGGCTCAAAAAGGCCAAAATTTGATCAGGATGGATTGGGCGATATTGTCATTCAACCACATCTATCTGATGACAAACCTATGCATCTAGACCaagaatcatcatcatcatcatcatcatcatctcataGAGATGCTGAGGCAAGCACATCTACTAGTATGAATCCTGCTAAAGCTGAAGAAACAGGTGCAGATCTTCCGAAAGGAATGAATGATATGACAATAAGCGATGATAAAGTTGGCCATAATAATGATAAG GAGGCTGAAGGGGTTACCGTTGATGGAAGTGGAACAGAAGCTGGCCAGATCATTGTGACGACAATAGGAGGTCAAAATGGGAAGCCAAAGCAG AAGGTCTCATACATGGCAGAACGCGTCGTTGGGACTGGTTCGTTTGGTGTAGTATACCAG GCCAAGTGCTTGGAAACTGGAGAGACTGTTGCCATTAAGAAGGTGCTGCAGGATAAGAGATATAAGAACAGAGAGTTGCAAACAATGCAGTTACTTGAGCATCCAAATGTAGTTCAGCTAAAGCATCACTTCTTTTCGACAACTGAGAGGGGTGAAGTGTACCTAAACCTTGTACTTGAATATGTCTCGGAGACAGTTTATCGTGTTGCCAAATATTATTGTCGGCTGAACCAGCGTGTACCCATACTATATGTTAAGTTGTATGCATATCAG ATGTGCCGGGCCCTTGCATATATCCATCGTGTTGTTGGTGTATGCCATCGAGATATTAAGCCGCAAAATCTGTTG GTCAATCCTCATATGCATAAACTTAAGCTTTGTGATTTTGGGAGTGCTAAAAAACTG GTCCCTGGAGAGCCAAACATCTCATACATCTGCTCGCGGTATTATAGGGCTCCTGAACTAATATTTGGAGCTACAGAGTACACCACAGCAATTGATATCTGGTCTGTTGGTTGTGTAGTAGCTGAGCTTCTGATTGGTCAG CCTCTGTTTCCTGGAGAAAGTGGCGTTGATCAGTTGGTTGAAATTATAAAG ATTTTGGGTACCCCAACAAGAGAAGAAATCAGATGCATGAACCCAAACTACTCCGAATTCAAGTTCCCTCAGATAAAAGCTCATCCCTGGCACAAG CTTTTTGGTAAGCGTATGCCACCTGAAGCAGTTGATCTTGTGTCAAGGCTACTTCAGTACTCACCAAATCTGCGCTGCACAGCT GTCGATGCTTGTGCCCATCCGTTCTTCGATGAACTGCGGGATCCCAAGACCTGCTTGCCAAATGGACGGCCATTACCACCATTATTCAACTTCTCGGGAGCTG AGCTAGAAGGCCTCCCTGTTGAGCTACTCCACCGGATCATTCCTGAACATATGAGGAAGTGA
- the LOC119272681 gene encoding probable E3 ubiquitin-protein ligase XBOS33, with amino-acid sequence MGNSLGCSASGERLVSAARDGDAVEARMLLELSPALARYSTFGGLNSPLHFAAAKGHLDIVTLLLEKGADVNARNYCGQTALMHACRHGHWEVVQMLLLFRCNVTRADYLSGRTALHFAAHDGLVRCVRLLLADFIPSGPLEDTASSVADGGDSQTNSGSSPTSSLGLKFNEPARVRYINKPADGGVTALHMAALNGHFDCMQLLIELGANVSAVTFPYGTTSNLIGAGSTPLHYAAGGGSLECCQVLLSKGASRLTLNCNGWLPMDVARIFGRRCLEPLLSPNSHTVIPAIQPSSYLALPLMSILNIAREFGLQHTVSSVDESDLCAVCLERSCSVAAEGCGHEFCIKCALYLCSTSNVRVEFTGPAGSIPCPLCRNGIMSFTKLPSTPTEGLKSSSALTFCNPCILNTRSVDSPATVCKAEIRRNRVAALSSELVCPLTCSPFPSSALPTCRCSDDDPCGSTETLDGSEVQSPRPSHSTSTELDKRGEQDVDRTTCSGMFWSRRSCQREQQCNAEINA; translated from the exons ATGGGGAACTCGCTGGGGTGCTCCGCGTCCGGCGAGCGGCTGGTGTCCGCGGCGCGGGACGGGGACGCCGTCGAGGCGCGCATGCTGCTCGAGCTCAGCCCGGCgctcgcgcgctactccaccttcGGCGGCCTCAACTCCCCGCTCCACTTCGCCGCCGCCAAGGGCCACCTCGAC ATTGTGACGCTGCTGCTGGAGAAGGGCGCGGATGTGAACGCGCGGAACTACTGCGGCCAG ACTGCATTGATGCATGCATGCCGGCATGGACACTGGGAGGTGGTTCAGATGCTTCTGCTCTTCAGATGCAAT GTTACCAGGGCGGATTACTTGAGTGGTCGAACGGCATTGCACTTTGCAGCACACGACGGACTTGTTCGGTGTGTAAGGCTGTTACTTGCCGACTTCATCCCAAGTGGGCCCTTGGAGGATACTGCCTCTTCGGTGGCAGATGGCGGTGATTCTCAGACGAATAGCGGCAGCAGTCCTACTTCTTCACTGGGACTCAAGTTTAATGAACC TGCTCGTGTGAGGTACATCAACAAACCTGCTGATGGCGGTGTTACCGCTCTTCACATGGCAGCTTTGAATGGTCATTTCGATTGCATGCAATTGTTGATTGAGTTAGGTGCAAATGTCTCAGCTGTCACATTTCCCTATGGAACTACATCAAATTTGATAG GAGCTGGCAGTACTCCTTTGCATTATGCAGCCGGTGGGGGCAGTCTGGAATGTTGCCAG GTACTTCTTTCAAAAGGTGCTAGCAGGTTGACACTCAACTGCAATGG GTGGCTTCCCATGGATGTTGCTAGGATATTTGGACGCCGTTGCTTGGAGCCATTACTTTCTCCAAATTCACACACGGTTATTCCAGCAATTCAGCCATCCAGTTATCTCGCCTTGCCACTGATGAGCATACTTAATATAGCCAG AGAATTTGGGTTGCAACACACTGTATCCTCGGTGGATGAGAGTGACCTTTGTGCAGTTTGCCTGGAAAGGTCTTGCTCTGTAGCTGCTGAAG GCTGTGGTCACGAGTTCTGCATCAAATGTGCTCTCTATCTTTGCTCAACCAGCAACGTCCGTGTGGAGTTCACAGGCCCAGCTGGGTCAATACCATGCCCTCTCTGCAGGAATGGAATAATGTCATTCACTAAGCTACCGAGCACACCGACAGAAGGGCTCAAATCAAGCTCAGCACTCACATTCTGCAATCCATGCATTCTGAATACCCGTTCTGTGGACTCCCCAGCAACTGTCTGTAAAGCTGAAATCAGGCGCAACCGTGTGGCAGCTCTCTCTTCCGAGTTAGTCTGTCCACTGACCTGCAGCCCATTTCCGTCGTCCGCCCTCCCAACCTGCAGGTGCAGTGACGACGATCCATGCGGCTCAACAGAAACGCTGGATGGCTCCGAGGTGCAATCTCCGCGGCCCTCGCACAGCACAAGCACAGAGCTGGATAAGAGGGGAGAGCAGGACGTTGACCGGACCACCTGCTCAGGCATGTTCTGGAGTCGCAGAAGCTGTCAGAGGGAGCAGCAGTGCAATGCGGAAATCAATGCTTGA